A single region of the Apodemus sylvaticus chromosome 7, mApoSyl1.1, whole genome shotgun sequence genome encodes:
- the Fut4 gene encoding alpha-(1,3)-fucosyltransferase 4 produces the protein MAPAGREQQHESRCRPSRPVDAWRAAAATRGRCMGTPGVPRRARRRSWGLPRSFSALAAAGLLCTALTACICWGQLPPLLWASSAPQRPVGVLLWWEPFGGRGGHPKPPPDCSLRFNISGCRLLTDRAAYGEAQAVLFHHRDLVKGPPDWPPPWGAQERTDEALELRVFDDQEGAVVLAGEALETTGSRPPGQRWVWMNFESPSHTPGLRSLAKDLFNWTLSYRTDSDIFVPYGFLYPRRHTADQPAGLSPPLARKRGLVAWVVSHWNERQARVRYYHQLSRHVSVDVFGRVGPGQPVPAIGLLHTVARYKFYLAFENSQHVDYITEKLWRNAFLAGAVPVVLGPDRANYERFVPRGAFIHVDDFPSAASLAAYLLFLDRNVAVYRRYFHWRRSFAVHITSFWDEPWCRTCQAVQTSGDQPRSIHNLADWFQR, from the coding sequence ATGGCCCCGGCCGGGCGAGAGCAACAGCATGAGAGCCGGTGCCGCCCCTCACGGCCGGTGGACGCGTGGCGAGCCGCGGCGGCCACTCGTGGGCGCTGCATGGGGACTCCGGGAGTCCCGCGTCGCGCGCGGCGCAGAAGCTGGGGACTACCCCGGAGCTTCTCTGCGCTGGCGGCAGCAGGACTACTGTGCACCGCGTTGACCGCCTGCATCTGCTGGGGACAGCTGCCCCCACTGCTCTGGGCGTCTTCAGCCCCACAACGCCCGGTGGGTGTGCTGCTCTGGTGGGAACCCTTTGGGGGGCGCGGCGGCCACCCCAAACCTCCCCCCGATTGCAGCTTGCGCTTCAACATTAGTGGCTGCCGCTTGCTCACCGACCGCGCGGCCTATGGGGAGGCTCAAGCAGTGCTATTCCACCACCGCGACCTGGTGAAGGGACCCCCCGACTGGCCCCCACCCTGGGGCGCCCAAGAGCGCACGGATGAGGCGCTGGAACTACGCGTGTTCGACGACCAGGAGGGAGCTGTGGTGCTGGCTGGAGAAGCCCTGGAGACCACAGGCTCTCGTCCCCCGGGTCAGCGGTGGGTGTGGATGAACTTCGAATCGCCCTCCCATACTCCGGGGCTGCGGAGCTTGGCCAAAGACCTCTTCAATTGGACACTGTCCTACCGGACCGACTCGGATATCTTCGTGCCCTATGGCTTCCTCTATCCCAGGCGCCATACAGCTGACCAACCAGCAGGATTGAGCCCCCCGCTGGCCCGCAAGCGGGGACTGGTGGCCTGGGTCGTGAGCCACTGGAACGAGCGCCAGGCACGGGTCCGTTACTACCACCAGCTGAGTCGGCACGTGTCTGTGGACGTGTTTGGCCGGGTGGGACCCGGACAACCAGTGCCAGCCATCGGGTTGCTGCATACTGTGGCCCGCTACAAATTTTACCTGGCCTTTGAGAACTCACAGCACGTGGATTACATCACTGAGAAGCTGTGGCGGAATGCCTTTCTGGCTGGGGCTGTACCAGTGGTGCTCGGTCCAGATCGTGCCAACTATGAGCGCTTCGTGCCTCGTGGCGCCTTCATCCACGTGGACGACTTCCCTAGCGCTGCCTCCCTGGCTGCCTACCTGCTCTTTCTAGACCGAAACGTGGCTGTCTATCGCCGCTACTTCCACTGGCGCCGGAGCTTTGCGGTGCACATCACCTCTTTCTGGGATGAGCCGTGGTGCAGGACCTGCCAAGCTGTGCAGACCTCTGGGGACCAGCCCAGGAGCATCCACAACTTGGCCGATTGGTTCCAGCGATGA